A part of Cannabis sativa cultivar Pink pepper isolate KNU-18-1 chromosome 6, ASM2916894v1, whole genome shotgun sequence genomic DNA contains:
- the LOC115694719 gene encoding receptor-like protein 7, with amino-acid sequence MMMSCYWIVVLIFLSHSLTTHSSSLYSPSNNHSHFHLCNTHDTSALLQFINSFSIEIPQDLDLKSMILSWKNGTDCCFWDGVSCDQQSGHVIGLELTYTYLKGPLHSNSTLFSLHHLQTLILDGSNDFYGSPIPSEFGTSFPNLTELSLSSANFSGYIPVQLSHLSKLTHLTVDSYDGDDNDIIQLETYVLKRMLQNFTNLRELSLSYLNMSNVELVTSFTNISSSLELLLLDDCGLQGKFPENVFRLPNLQQLILYKNYDVIGSMPTFNWSTPLRYLDLSFTQISVDLPYLSTAAKSLQSLGLSNCSFTGSSSSYPEMLTNLTQLLQLTILDLSYNNFGGQIPLHYLFNIQHLIYLYLSGNNFVGEIPEFSKTSNSSQTPLPNHLESLYLSDNLLSGPIPSWIYSLPLLTTLLLSNNNLTGPIKEFHSKSLQYLSLDSNKLNGEIPNSIFQQENLRWLDLSYNNLDGVVELSKFSMSSNLETLQLSFNNFIVHSNNFSNNNPFPLLEFLSLASCNISAFPHFLKSMKNLQSLQLSHNKIQGRIPEWLWNDLNISHNFLTHVEQVPCKYLQSLDLRSNMIHGHLPIVPPSLIFFFISKNNLYGEISSTYCNLSGLQILDISNNNIQGKIPSCLANLSSLSVLDLHKNNFSGEIPQDMFKNLTSLRSLHLSGNHLEGSIPRSLRNCQSLEVLDVGNNKITGIFPYWLEELPKLQVLVLKSNRFHGSIGAPKVKYPFRKMQIMDLSDNEFTGRLPVKYFESFKAMMGEYVTSRNLTHIGEMYYQDSVIVVMKGFERELEKIISIFATIDFSRNNFEGEIPESIGKLKSLKGLNFSQNRLQGSIPMSLINLSNLEGLDLSSNDLTGEIPSKMTDLTQLSYLNLSYNKLEGQIPRGNQFETFNNDSYKGNIELCGFPLSKSCNTGIKREDDHGEEHTDHIILNWKIVMVGYGCGLIIGISLGYAVLYSERFDYWLHKKIIGRQQQKIEQRRKRNSRLRRTS; translated from the coding sequence ATGATGATGAGTTGCTATTGGATTGTTGTACTAATATTCCTAAGTCATTCCTTAACAACCCATTCATCATCTCTTTATTCACCTTCTAATAATCATTCTCACTTTCACTTGTGTAATACTCATGACACCTCTGCTTTGCTCCAATTCATCAACTCATTTTCCATTGAAATTCCTCAAGATCTAGACTTGAAGTCGATGATTCTCTCTTGGAAGAATGGAACTGATTGTTGTTTTTGGGATGGAGTCTCTTGTGATCAACAATCTGGTCATGTCATTGGCCTTGAGTTAACTTATACCTATCTTAAAGGCCCTCTTCACTCCAACAGCACCCTTTTCTCACTTCACCATCTCCAAACTTTAATCCTTGATGGCAGTAATGATTTCTATGGATCTCCAATTCCATCTGAGTTTGGCACGTCCTTTCCCAACTTGACAGAGCTTAGCCTCTCTTCTGCCAATTTTAGCGGTTACATCCCTGTCCAATTATCTCATCTCTCTAAACTCACTcatctcactgttgattcataTGATGGTGATGATAACGATATTATTCAGCTGGAGACTTATGTTTTGAAAAGAATGCTTCAAAACTTCACCAATCTCAGGGAACTTTCTCTATCTTATTTAAACATGTCTAATGTTGAACTAGTTACTTCTTTCACCAATATATCATCTTCTTTGGAGCTTCTTCTTCTTGATGATTGTGGATTGCAAGGGAAATTTCCAGAAAATGTCTTTCGCTTACCAAACCTCCAACAACTCATTTTATATAAGAACTATGATGTTATTGGTTCCATGCCTACATTTAATTGGAGCACTCCACTCAGGTACTTAGATCTTTCCTTCACTCAAATCTCTGTTGATTTACCGTACTTGTCTACAGCTGCCAAGTCTTTGCAGAGTTTAGGTCTTAGTAATTGTAGTTTTAcaggatcatcatcatcatatccTGAAATGTTGACCAACCTAACTCAATTACTACAACTCACTATATTAGACCTTAGTTACAACAATTTTGGTGGCCAAATCCCATTGCATTATCTATTCAATATTCAGCACTTGATTTATTTGTATCTTTCTGGAAACAATTTCGTTGGTGAGATTCCAGAATTTTCAAAAACATCAAACTCCTCCCAAACCCCACTACCTAACCATTTAGAATCCCTTTACTTATCTGATAACTTGCTCAGTGGACCAATACCTTCTTGGATATATTCCCTTCCACTTTTAACTACTTTATTATTGTCCAATAATAACCTTACTGGTCCAATTAAAGAATTTCACTCAAAATCTCTTCAATACCTTTCCTTAGATTCCAATAAACTCAATGGAGAGATTCCAAACTCAATCTTCCAACAAGAAAATCTTAGATGGCTAGATCTCTCATACAACAATTTGGATGGTGTTGTGGAGCTAAGCAAGTTTTCAATGTCAAGTAATCTTGAGACTCTTCAGCTTTCTTTTAACAATTTCATTGTGCACTCAAATAACTTTTCCAACAATAATCCTTTTCCTTTGCttgaatttttgagtttggcCTCTTGCAATATTAGCGCATTTCCACATTTTctaaaaagcatgaaaaaccTACAAAGCTTACAACTTTCCCACAACAAAATTCAAGGAAGAATTCCTGAATGGCTATGGAATGATTTGAACATTTCTCACAACTTCCTCACACATGTAGAGCAAGTTCCATGTAAGTATTTACAATCCTTAGATCTTCGTTCTAACATGATTCATGGGCATCTTCCAATTGTTCCACcctcattgattttttttttcatctcaaAAAATAATCTATATGGAGAAATATCTTCTACATATTGCAATTTGAGTGGCTTGCAAATCCTTGACATCTCAAATAATAACATTCAAGGGAAAATTCCTTCATGCCTTGCAAATTTATCCTCTCTCTCCGTGCTAGACTTGCATAAGAATAATTTTAGTGGAGAAATCCCTCAagacatgtttaaaaatttaactAGTTTGAGGAGTTTGCACCTTAGTGGAAATCATCTAGAAGGATCCATACCGCGCTCTTTGCGCAATTGTCAAAGCTTAGAAGTGTTAGATGTGGGCAATAACAAGATAACTGGTATATTCCCTTATTGGTTGGAAGAGCTTCCAAAGCTTCAAGTTCTTGTTTTGAAATCAAATAGATTTCATGGTTCCATAGGAGCACCGAAGGTTAAATATCCTTTCCGCAAGATGCAAATCATGGATCTCTCAGACAATGAATTTACTGGTCGTCTACCAGTAAAGTATTTTGAAAGTTTCAAAGCTATGATGGGGGAATATGTAACTAGTCGTAACTTGACACACATTGGAGAAATGTATTACCAAGATTCTGTAATTGTGGTAATGAAAGGTTTTGAGCGAGAACTGGAAAAGATCATAAGTATTTTCGCAACAATTGATTTTTCAAGAAACAACTTTGAAGGAGAGATTCCAGAGTCGATTGGAAAGTTAAAATCACTAAAAGGGCTCAACTTTAGTCAAAATAGACTACAGGGCTCCATTCCGATGTCATTGATCAATTTAAGTAATCTTGAAGGGTTAGACCTCTCTTCGAATGACTTGACTGGAGAAATTCCAAGCAAAATGACTGATTTGACGCAACTTTCTTACTTGAACCTTTCATACAACAAATTAGAAGGACAAATACCCCGTGGAAACCAATTTGAAACATTCAACAATGATTCATACAAAGGAAACATAGAATTATGTGGGTTTCCTTTGTCTAAATCATGTAACACGGGGATAAAACGAGAAGATGATCATGGCGAGGAGCATACTGATCACATaatattaaattggaaaattgtgaTGGTGGGGTATGGATGTGGTCTAATAATTGGAATATCTTTGGGATACGCAGTTCTTTACAGTGAAAGGTTTGATTATTGGTTACATAAAAAGATCATAGGAcgacaacaacaaaaaattgaGCAACGTCGCAAAAGAAATTCTCGTTTACGAAGaacaagctaa